A DNA window from Sphingopyxis macrogoltabida contains the following coding sequences:
- a CDS encoding transposase domain-containing protein produces MTTGGKVWFTASELADTGLAGLPKRKREINRLADIQNWKVAADDRGARLARRRAGRGGGFEYHVSLLPAAARADLVRRGLVASEGAAEAGNCNDVSNLWHWLAEQPEAIRAEAQRRASILACIEMFESSGMPRSSAVTAVAASEGVSAGTLWNWLRLVNGVTGADRLPHLAPRRQGGGVEAEVDAESWQELLSDYLRLSGPSWSTCYDRVAKKAKKRGITLPHSRTLLRKLQREVPEQVVTLRRKGEEALRGMLPAQIRSVADMQAMELVNIDGHRCDVFVRWPDGRIIRPTMIAIQDVYSRKFLSWRFAESEDMVTARMVFADLFAKWGIPKGLLTDNGRAFASKWLTGGAKTRFRFKIRDEDPTGLLVALGIQIHWAKPYRGQSKPIERGFRDLCDAIAKHPAFEGAYTGNRPDAKPENYGSKAVDFETFQQVWNAGMEAHNARLGRRSEMAGGRKSFDQVFEESYGRSAIGKATEEQLRMALLAADQVRTDRKTGAIALAGNRYWAPELSEIAGQPVTVRFDPEQLHAPIHVYDRAGRFLVTAPLWEATGFLDMAAAKQRQRLERNWRKSAKAAAEALDLLSADELVARMPDYDAEEAAPQPGAARMVRHRGQTVAQMKPVSQAAEKVLSAPDTDATIDRFARAAERHLRAI; encoded by the coding sequence TCATGTCTCGTTGCTGCCCGCCGCAGCGCGCGCCGATCTCGTCCGGCGCGGCCTCGTCGCCAGCGAAGGCGCGGCCGAGGCCGGGAACTGCAACGACGTGTCGAACCTGTGGCATTGGCTGGCCGAACAGCCGGAAGCGATCCGGGCGGAGGCGCAGCGGCGCGCGAGCATCCTCGCGTGCATCGAAATGTTCGAGAGTTCGGGGATGCCGCGTTCGTCGGCGGTAACCGCCGTCGCCGCGTCCGAGGGCGTCAGCGCCGGGACGCTGTGGAACTGGCTGCGGCTGGTCAACGGCGTGACAGGTGCCGACCGCCTGCCGCATCTTGCTCCACGGCGCCAGGGCGGCGGCGTCGAGGCCGAGGTGGACGCGGAAAGCTGGCAAGAGCTGCTGTCCGATTATCTGCGCCTGTCGGGGCCGAGCTGGTCGACCTGCTACGATCGTGTCGCCAAAAAGGCGAAGAAGCGCGGGATCACATTGCCGCATTCGCGGACGCTGTTGCGCAAGCTCCAGCGGGAAGTTCCCGAACAGGTTGTGACGCTGCGCCGAAAGGGCGAGGAAGCGTTGCGGGGCATGCTGCCCGCGCAAATTCGTTCGGTCGCCGACATGCAGGCGATGGAGCTGGTCAATATCGACGGGCACCGCTGCGACGTGTTCGTCCGCTGGCCCGATGGCCGGATCATCCGCCCGACGATGATCGCGATACAGGATGTCTATTCGCGCAAGTTCCTGTCGTGGCGCTTTGCCGAGAGCGAAGATATGGTGACGGCGCGGATGGTGTTCGCCGACCTGTTCGCGAAATGGGGCATCCCCAAGGGGCTGCTGACCGACAACGGGCGCGCGTTCGCATCGAAGTGGCTGACGGGCGGCGCCAAGACGCGCTTTCGCTTCAAAATTCGGGACGAAGACCCGACCGGGCTGCTGGTCGCGCTGGGCATCCAAATCCATTGGGCGAAGCCGTATCGCGGCCAGTCGAAGCCGATCGAACGCGGGTTTCGCGACCTGTGCGATGCCATCGCCAAGCATCCGGCGTTCGAGGGCGCCTATACCGGCAATCGCCCCGATGCGAAGCCCGAGAATTACGGCAGCAAGGCAGTCGATTTCGAGACGTTCCAGCAAGTCTGGAACGCGGGCATGGAGGCGCATAACGCCCGGCTTGGGCGGCGCAGCGAAATGGCGGGCGGGCGCAAGAGCTTCGATCAGGTGTTCGAGGAAAGCTATGGCCGCTCGGCGATCGGCAAGGCGACCGAAGAGCAGCTTCGCATGGCGTTGCTCGCCGCCGATCAGGTTCGCACCGACCGCAAGACGGGCGCGATCGCGCTGGCCGGCAACCGCTATTGGGCGCCCGAGCTGAGCGAGATCGCCGGGCAGCCGGTGACGGTGCGCTTCGATCCCGAGCAGCTTCACGCGCCGATCCATGTCTATGACCGGGCGGGCCGCTTTCTGGTCACCGCGCCGCTGTGGGAGGCGACCGGCTTCCTCGACATGGCGGCGGCGAAGCAGCGGCAGCGGCTGGAGCGCAACTGGCGCAAGTCGGCGAAGGCAGCCGCGGAAGCGCTCGACCTGCTCAGCGCGGACGAGCTGGTGGCGCGGATGCCCGATTACGACGCCGAGGAAGCGGCGCCGCAGCCCGGCGCGGCCCGGATGGTGCGCCACCGTGGCCAGACGGTCGCGCAGATGAAGCCCGTCTCACAGGCCGCTGAGAAGGTTCTGAGCGCCCCCGACACCGACGCCACCATCGACCGGTTCGCACGCGCGGCCGAGCGCCATCTACGCGCGATTTAA
- a CDS encoding AAA family ATPase, with protein sequence MNNPDDFPVDEAAEIEWIKERKATSGMSWKSIGDDCGVKSGTLSNWANGTYAAPGDWIARKVFKYRQMLEIRDERETEETSAGLSRAPDYVDTKSGRRLRGLMSKAQMSSALTYAATGSGIGKTEEAKHYCQCVAKAYHVTLTPVTTTPTAVMEDVIRALGGKSGTSWARQLSAQIMDMVRDKKMLLIVDEANYATFDTLELFRAWNELAGLGICLLGNEELHKTIRTGAGLGRQHSIARLNRRISMGHLQDMSLPEDIEAYLDAWQIDDREQRALLMRVGLTPGTGGLGEIKEIVSNAALLAFEDGQELSHAHLREAMAARATAYLRNKN encoded by the coding sequence GTGAACAACCCCGACGATTTTCCGGTCGACGAAGCCGCCGAGATCGAATGGATCAAGGAACGCAAAGCCACCAGCGGCATGTCGTGGAAGTCCATCGGCGACGATTGCGGCGTCAAGTCAGGCACGCTGTCGAACTGGGCGAACGGGACTTATGCGGCGCCCGGCGACTGGATCGCGCGCAAGGTCTTCAAATACCGGCAGATGCTGGAAATTCGCGACGAACGCGAGACTGAGGAAACCAGCGCCGGTCTTTCGCGTGCGCCCGATTATGTCGACACGAAATCAGGCCGACGGCTGCGCGGGCTGATGAGCAAGGCGCAGATGAGCAGCGCCTTGACCTACGCCGCGACGGGTTCGGGCATCGGCAAAACCGAGGAAGCCAAGCATTACTGCCAGTGCGTCGCCAAGGCATACCATGTCACGCTGACGCCCGTCACGACGACGCCCACGGCGGTGATGGAAGACGTCATTCGCGCGCTGGGCGGCAAGTCCGGCACGAGCTGGGCGCGGCAGCTTTCGGCGCAGATCATGGACATGGTTCGTGACAAGAAGATGCTGCTGATCGTCGACGAGGCGAATTACGCGACCTTCGACACGCTGGAGCTGTTTCGCGCGTGGAACGAACTGGCAGGGCTCGGCATCTGCCTGCTCGGTAACGAAGAGCTGCACAAGACGATCCGTACCGGCGCCGGCCTTGGTCGCCAGCACAGCATCGCCCGCCTCAATCGCCGGATCAGCATGGGCCATTTGCAGGACATGTCGCTGCCCGAAGATATCGAGGCCTATCTCGATGCGTGGCAGATCGATGACCGCGAGCAACGCGCCCTGCTGATGCGGGTCGGACTGACACCCGGAACGGGCGGGCTCGGCGAGATCAAGGAAATCGTATCCAACGCCGCGCTGCTCGCTTTCGAGGACGGGCAAGAGCTGTCGCACGCCCACCTGCGCGAAGCGATGGCGGCGCGCGCCACCGCCTACCTTCGCAACAAAAACTGA
- a CDS encoding DUF3164 family protein: protein MNHVTNIAAAHPATIDVGGKPYLRDAKGNLVPVETVKATDLLMDETVRKITGFARELSAQMARFKGHTFEDVNSLQALFRQEYDAPLGGAKGNITLTTFDGLQRVQVQVADLIAFGPELQAAKALIDECLVDWSADSHAALRALVSRVFSVEKEGHINRAELFMLMRFEIDDERWVRAMKAIRDSIRVIGSKAYVRFYERGAADEPWQTISIDLARV from the coding sequence ATGAACCACGTTACCAATATCGCAGCGGCGCATCCGGCGACGATCGACGTCGGCGGCAAGCCGTATCTGCGCGATGCCAAGGGCAATCTGGTCCCCGTCGAAACCGTGAAGGCGACCGACCTGCTGATGGACGAGACGGTGCGCAAGATCACGGGCTTTGCGCGCGAGCTGTCGGCGCAGATGGCGCGCTTCAAGGGGCACACGTTCGAGGACGTCAATTCGCTCCAGGCGCTGTTCCGGCAGGAATATGACGCGCCGCTGGGCGGGGCGAAGGGCAACATCACGCTGACGACGTTCGACGGGCTGCAACGGGTGCAGGTGCAGGTTGCCGACCTGATCGCGTTCGGCCCCGAGCTGCAAGCCGCGAAGGCGCTGATCGACGAATGCCTGGTCGACTGGTCGGCGGACAGCCACGCCGCGCTGCGGGCGCTGGTGAGCCGCGTTTTCAGCGTCGAGAAGGAAGGTCATATCAACCGCGCCGAGCTGTTCATGCTGATGCGGTTCGAGATCGACGACGAGCGCTGGGTGCGCGCGATGAAGGCGATCCGCGACAGCATCCGCGTGATCGGGTCGAAGGCCTATGTCCGCTTCTATGAGCGCGGCGCGGCCGACGAGCCGTGGCAGACGATCAGCATCGACTTGGCGAGGGTGTGA
- a CDS encoding LexA family protein — protein MTDNQVQLLDFIRVRIETKGAAPNYDEMVEHTGRGRQAIFDDIDALERDGHLVKVPGRPRGLRLSYRTLVDVPTDALRAELARREAAI, from the coding sequence ATGACCGACAATCAAGTTCAGCTTCTCGATTTCATCCGCGTTCGCATCGAGACGAAGGGTGCCGCGCCGAACTATGACGAAATGGTCGAGCACACCGGGAGGGGCCGACAGGCCATCTTCGACGATATCGACGCGCTGGAACGCGACGGCCATCTGGTCAAGGTTCCGGGCCGGCCCCGCGGGCTGCGCCTGTCCTACCGGACGTTGGTCGATGTTCCGACCGACGCGTTGCGCGCCGAGCTGGCGCGGCGGGAGGCGGCGATATGA
- a CDS encoding regulatory protein GemA → MSAAIKMIHVARKELNLSEERYRDLLFGATKGAATSLRAMSDGQLLDVLGEMKRLGFQARPRSGRLKGAYGRKFNALWLSAYALGLVRNPSEDALIAFVERQTGIAHANWVRDQRDAARVIEALKKWMADKAGVEWPKAPDSDGRAAKVAVIAAQHRLLGFADPYVDSPANSSAQLDKIIAGLGAQIRGAK, encoded by the coding sequence ATGAGCGCCGCAATCAAGATGATCCACGTCGCGCGAAAGGAGCTGAACCTTTCGGAAGAGCGCTATCGCGACCTGCTGTTCGGAGCGACCAAGGGCGCGGCGACTTCGCTGCGGGCGATGTCGGACGGCCAACTGCTAGACGTGCTTGGCGAGATGAAGCGGTTGGGCTTTCAGGCGCGGCCGAGGTCCGGGCGGCTGAAAGGCGCCTATGGCCGCAAGTTCAACGCGCTGTGGCTGTCGGCCTATGCGCTCGGCCTTGTCCGCAATCCGAGCGAGGACGCGCTGATCGCGTTCGTCGAGCGGCAGACGGGCATCGCGCATGCGAACTGGGTGCGCGATCAGCGCGACGCGGCCCGCGTCATAGAAGCGCTCAAGAAGTGGATGGCCGACAAGGCCGGGGTCGAATGGCCGAAGGCGCCGGATAGCGACGGGCGCGCCGCCAAGGTCGCGGTGATCGCGGCGCAGCATCGGCTGCTCGGCTTTGCCGATCCCTATGTCGACAGCCCGGCCAATTCGTCGGCGCAGCTCGACAAGATCATCGCCGGATTGGGCGCGCAGATCAGGGGGGCGAAGTGA
- a CDS encoding DnaJ-like cysteine-rich domain-containing protein, whose product MANGDDFIDAMRAALREVGERRMIDTIFGRPSLMAELERSAPVFNPNPIRNAPETLFGIKFVPDPMFPVETHCAACGGNGEGGDEATYCPKCDGTGGDRIEGMMRNGAQMILMRSELPKKFAPHFPKDIPLPRRAATRSRTIPWPVEPRA is encoded by the coding sequence ATGGCGAACGGTGACGATTTCATCGACGCGATGCGGGCCGCGCTGCGCGAGGTCGGCGAGCGCCGGATGATCGACACGATCTTCGGTCGCCCCAGCCTGATGGCCGAACTGGAGCGCAGCGCGCCGGTCTTCAATCCCAATCCGATCCGCAACGCGCCCGAAACGCTGTTCGGCATCAAGTTTGTTCCCGATCCGATGTTCCCGGTCGAGACGCATTGCGCGGCGTGCGGCGGGAACGGCGAAGGCGGCGATGAGGCGACCTATTGCCCGAAGTGTGACGGTACGGGCGGAGATCGGATCGAAGGCATGATGCGCAATGGCGCGCAAATGATCCTGATGCGCTCGGAGCTGCCCAAGAAGTTCGCTCCGCATTTCCCCAAGGATATCCCGCTGCCGCGCCGAGCGGCGACGCGCAGCCGCACTATCCCTTGGCCGGTGGAGCCGCGAGCATGA
- a CDS encoding glycoside hydrolase family 108 protein, which produces MFIDRLIDEVIDREGPYVNHPADRGGPTCWGITEAVARENNYSGPMKALPRSVAAAIYRRLYWTRPGFDKVAERAPLVAAEMFDTGINMGTGVAAGFLQRVLNALNRQGRDYPDLIVDNAIGARSLAALDAFLKVRGRAAEPVLVRALDALQGERYLALAERRPSQEAFVYGWLANRLGNVK; this is translated from the coding sequence ATGTTTATCGACAGGCTGATCGACGAAGTGATCGATCGCGAAGGCCCCTATGTGAACCACCCTGCTGATCGCGGCGGGCCGACCTGCTGGGGCATCACCGAAGCCGTAGCGCGCGAAAACAACTATAGCGGCCCGATGAAGGCCCTGCCGCGCAGCGTCGCGGCGGCGATCTATCGGCGCCTCTACTGGACGCGGCCGGGCTTCGACAAGGTTGCCGAGCGGGCGCCGCTGGTCGCGGCCGAGATGTTCGACACCGGCATCAACATGGGGACCGGCGTCGCGGCCGGTTTCCTCCAGCGCGTCTTGAATGCACTGAACAGGCAGGGTCGCGACTATCCCGATCTCATCGTCGATAACGCCATCGGCGCGCGGTCGCTGGCGGCGCTGGATGCGTTCCTGAAGGTGCGCGGCCGGGCGGCCGAACCGGTGCTGGTCCGCGCGCTCGATGCGCTCCAGGGCGAGCGCTATCTCGCGCTGGCCGAACGGCGGCCGAGCCAAGAGGCCTTCGTTTATGGCTGGCTCGCCAACCGGCTGGGCAACGTCAAATGA
- a CDS encoding TraR/DksA C4-type zinc finger protein, translating to MYLAGERAIEQAEAMVTAERDKAIADIRGKLAEPGADACDDCGEDIPKERREAMPSARRCTTCEERRERAAKRGW from the coding sequence ATGTACCTCGCGGGCGAACGCGCGATCGAACAGGCCGAGGCGATGGTCACGGCCGAGCGCGACAAGGCCATCGCCGACATTCGCGGCAAGCTGGCCGAGCCGGGCGCCGACGCGTGCGACGACTGCGGCGAGGATATTCCGAAAGAGCGGCGGGAAGCGATGCCATCGGCCCGCCGCTGCACGACTTGTGAAGAACGCCGCGAGCGCGCGGCCAAGCGGGGTTGGTAA
- a CDS encoding DUF2730 family protein, translated as MDLALFTQWAGAIGLALGIINMAWNMAGRAAKPVTEKFKAQDDRLDKHSVDLKDHDRRIQTLEGLVPHLPTSSQVNELRVTVERIDTHLLNLDKTIELFTRMVTRIDDYLRENKA; from the coding sequence ATGGATTTGGCACTTTTCACCCAGTGGGCCGGCGCGATCGGCCTTGCCCTGGGCATCATCAACATGGCGTGGAACATGGCGGGCCGCGCGGCCAAGCCGGTAACGGAAAAGTTCAAGGCGCAGGATGACCGCCTCGACAAGCACAGCGTCGATCTAAAGGATCACGATCGCCGTATCCAGACGCTGGAGGGGCTTGTCCCGCACCTGCCCACGTCCTCGCAGGTCAATGAGCTGCGCGTAACGGTCGAGCGAATCGATACGCACCTGCTCAACCTCGACAAGACGATCGAGCTGTTCACCCGGATGGTGACGCGGATCGACGACTATCTGCGCGAGAACAAGGCATGA
- a CDS encoding VpaChn25_0724 family phage protein: protein MTYDEDIARDARFFILRELTEQIDGQSNSVHLRRMLDAQGIKRAPDWIVTQMNKLGELGAVKVTMAGEIAIAAILPAGRHHVDERTVIAGVSKLSDIV, encoded by the coding sequence ATGACGTACGACGAGGATATCGCGCGCGACGCGCGCTTCTTCATCCTGCGCGAGCTGACCGAACAGATCGACGGGCAGTCGAACAGCGTTCACTTGCGCCGCATGCTCGATGCGCAGGGCATCAAGCGCGCGCCTGACTGGATCGTTACCCAGATGAACAAGCTGGGCGAGCTGGGCGCGGTGAAGGTCACCATGGCCGGCGAGATCGCGATTGCGGCTATCCTGCCCGCGGGCCGTCACCATGTCGACGAGCGGACGGTGATCGCGGGCGTCAGCAAGCTTTCGGATATCGTCTGA
- a CDS encoding phage protein Gp27 family protein, whose translation MSADGDQARREGRGRLSSIDLLPEEAEPDIVWALEQLRLREKPSKMILAEFNARLADRGIASISKSAWNRYSVRKAIQFRKLDESQRMARELVSTLGTDRADDVTVMVAEMIKLASFQLLEEGELGSKGVMELSRALSGAVAAQRGSEEYRRRLEQRVAAQHNAMADRVEKVAREAGLTAERAAELRRDYLGIKPKPAQPAERGDDEG comes from the coding sequence ATGTCGGCGGACGGCGATCAGGCGCGGCGCGAAGGCCGCGGGCGGCTGTCGTCGATCGACCTGCTGCCCGAAGAGGCCGAGCCCGATATCGTGTGGGCGCTGGAACAGCTTCGACTGCGCGAGAAGCCGAGCAAGATGATCCTTGCCGAGTTCAACGCCCGGCTGGCCGATCGCGGCATTGCCTCGATCAGCAAGTCGGCGTGGAACCGCTATTCGGTCCGCAAGGCTATCCAGTTCCGCAAGCTCGACGAAAGTCAGCGGATGGCGCGCGAGCTGGTTTCGACGCTGGGCACCGATCGCGCCGACGACGTGACGGTCATGGTCGCCGAAATGATCAAGCTCGCATCGTTCCAGTTGCTCGAAGAGGGCGAGCTGGGGTCGAAGGGCGTCATGGAGCTGTCGCGCGCGCTATCGGGCGCTGTGGCGGCGCAGCGCGGGTCCGAGGAATATCGGCGCCGGCTGGAGCAGCGCGTCGCCGCACAGCACAACGCCATGGCCGATCGCGTCGAGAAGGTCGCCCGCGAGGCGGGTCTTACCGCCGAACGCGCCGCCGAGCTGCGCCGCGACTATCTGGGCATCAAGCCGAAACCGGCGCAGCCTGCCGAGCGCGGGGACGATGAAGGGTGA
- a CDS encoding phage portal protein, protein MNAFGRFAKAAQAALRTFRHSGVAGFVGGLLRRTRIDYRKEVGDLMDASVVMAPVQWVQRALPEAVLKVSRKNSKGEIEEISDHGMLALIQNPNPFYADIVLWWGVVLSLLLDGNAYWMIVRNGVGRPAQLWYIPHWMLEPKWPEDGSEFISHYRYSPGGGAAATDVAPEDVIHFRYGIDPRNMRKGLSPIYGVIREIFMDIESSNFVAALLKNMGVPGIVIAPKGGAMPNPADVEATKTYVAAQFGGDGRGRPLVLGAPTEVSQFGFNPQQMEMSGARDVAEERVCAGIGIPAAVVGFGAGLQTTKVGATMGEMRKLAWENGVLPIGKLIADELKRSLLPLFGNPAGLDVFFDTSEVPAMQEDEDKRTDRWNKMLQTGGITVYTWRIGLGLDADDSHKYYLRGINMIEVPEGGARPDRSDPATDRGAKSADSHAAHDHAPGDHAPRATPDRYKRAAAYATMLQNQESGLADGFETRLIGFFGELADGARTAARPLLEEQLGKSRGVKSDDLLVDMILDELGIPKWASQLRRLYEAHYAEVGDASGEAAEAAGLGKSMPDRVAQSIIAAGGRRAGIVDLQGQTRAAMFDAIAEGRAAGEGAEAIAGRIYPLVAAGASSDPEIRARRIARTETKYAQNISTIERGKAAGVTRFVVFDGRLGPGRSKLDHIARDGSIVGAARAVQMAEEEHPNGTLSFGPHFDEEDE, encoded by the coding sequence ATGAACGCCTTCGGCCGCTTCGCCAAAGCCGCCCAGGCGGCGCTTCGCACTTTCCGCCATAGCGGTGTCGCGGGCTTTGTCGGCGGCTTGCTGCGCCGGACGCGGATCGACTACCGCAAGGAAGTCGGCGACCTGATGGACGCGTCGGTCGTCATGGCGCCGGTGCAGTGGGTGCAGCGCGCGCTGCCCGAGGCGGTGCTCAAGGTCAGCAGGAAGAACAGCAAGGGCGAGATCGAGGAAATCTCCGATCACGGCATGCTCGCGCTGATCCAGAACCCCAACCCCTTCTATGCCGATATCGTGCTGTGGTGGGGCGTGGTGCTGAGCCTGCTGCTCGACGGCAACGCCTATTGGATGATCGTCCGCAACGGCGTCGGCCGGCCTGCGCAGCTCTGGTATATTCCGCATTGGATGCTGGAACCGAAATGGCCCGAGGACGGCAGCGAGTTCATATCGCACTACCGCTATTCGCCGGGCGGCGGCGCCGCCGCAACCGACGTAGCGCCCGAAGACGTGATCCATTTCCGGTACGGGATCGACCCCCGCAACATGCGCAAGGGCCTGTCGCCGATCTACGGCGTGATCCGCGAAATCTTCATGGACATCGAAAGCAGCAACTTCGTTGCCGCGCTGCTGAAGAATATGGGCGTGCCCGGCATCGTCATCGCGCCGAAGGGCGGCGCGATGCCCAACCCCGCCGATGTCGAGGCGACCAAGACATATGTCGCGGCGCAGTTCGGGGGCGATGGCCGCGGGCGTCCGCTTGTCCTGGGCGCGCCGACCGAAGTCAGTCAGTTCGGGTTCAACCCGCAGCAGATGGAGATGAGCGGCGCGCGCGACGTGGCCGAGGAACGCGTCTGCGCGGGCATCGGCATCCCTGCCGCCGTCGTCGGGTTCGGCGCCGGGCTTCAGACGACGAAGGTCGGCGCGACCATGGGCGAGATGCGCAAGCTCGCCTGGGAGAATGGCGTCCTGCCGATCGGCAAGCTGATCGCCGACGAGCTGAAGCGTTCGCTGTTGCCGCTGTTCGGCAACCCGGCCGGGCTCGATGTCTTCTTCGACACGTCGGAAGTCCCGGCGATGCAGGAGGACGAGGACAAGCGCACCGATCGCTGGAACAAGATGCTCCAGACCGGCGGCATCACCGTTTACACGTGGCGGATCGGGCTTGGCCTCGATGCCGACGACAGCCACAAATATTATCTGCGCGGCATCAACATGATCGAAGTGCCCGAAGGCGGCGCCCGTCCCGATCGCAGCGACCCGGCCACGGATCGCGGGGCGAAAAGCGCCGACAGCCACGCGGCGCACGATCATGCGCCGGGCGATCACGCGCCCCGCGCAACGCCGGATCGATACAAGCGCGCCGCCGCCTATGCGACGATGCTTCAGAACCAAGAAAGCGGGCTGGCAGACGGGTTTGAGACGCGTCTTATCGGCTTCTTCGGCGAGCTCGCGGATGGTGCCAGGACAGCGGCGCGTCCGCTTCTCGAGGAGCAACTGGGCAAGTCGCGCGGCGTGAAGTCCGATGACCTGCTCGTCGATATGATCCTCGACGAGCTGGGCATTCCGAAATGGGCGAGCCAGCTCCGCCGTCTGTACGAGGCGCATTATGCGGAGGTCGGCGACGCGTCGGGCGAAGCGGCCGAGGCAGCCGGGCTCGGCAAGTCGATGCCCGACCGGGTGGCGCAGTCGATCATCGCGGCGGGCGGCCGGCGCGCGGGCATCGTCGATCTGCAAGGCCAGACCAGGGCGGCGATGTTCGACGCGATCGCCGAGGGCCGCGCGGCCGGCGAAGGCGCCGAGGCGATTGCCGGGCGCATCTATCCGCTCGTCGCGGCCGGGGCGTCGAGCGATCCCGAGATACGGGCGCGGCGCATCGCGCGGACCGAGACGAAGTACGCGCAGAATATTTCGACGATCGAGCGCGGCAAGGCAGCGGGCGTGACGCGCTTTGTCGTGTTCGACGGGCGCCTTGGGCCGGGCCGGTCGAAGCTCGACCATATAGCCCGCGACGGGTCGATCGTCGGCGCCGCGCGCGCCGTCCAGATGGCCGAGGAAGAGCACCCCAACGGCACCCTGAGTTTTGGACCCCATTTCGACGAAGAGGACGAATGA
- a CDS encoding HK97 family phage prohead protease, whose product MMQTKSMAIQAMDETGKGLAVLATLSAVDKGGDTYAPGAFSWKEGGDQWAMMVPGHNRRATPFGKARVYEEGDKAYAELHLNLKTAAGRDWHEHLLFDFATGRPVQEWSYGYSSEYTYRVTAQGRTRVLTKVDVDEVSPVLRGEGDDTRTLAIKGAKLRDEHHGRLLADLGELAGAIDADPSIVSASGVKQLREIHDAIGRVLAGGDDEATDEVKAQLAQDTALAHMLQFEGTKRRFGLR is encoded by the coding sequence ATGATGCAGACGAAGAGCATGGCCATCCAGGCGATGGACGAAACGGGCAAGGGCCTTGCGGTGCTGGCCACCCTGTCGGCGGTCGACAAGGGCGGCGATACCTATGCGCCGGGCGCCTTTAGCTGGAAGGAAGGCGGCGACCAGTGGGCGATGATGGTCCCCGGTCATAACCGGCGCGCGACGCCGTTCGGCAAGGCGCGCGTGTACGAGGAAGGCGACAAGGCCTATGCCGAGCTGCACCTCAACCTCAAGACCGCCGCGGGGCGCGACTGGCACGAGCATCTGCTGTTCGATTTCGCGACCGGTAGGCCGGTGCAGGAATGGTCCTATGGCTACAGCAGCGAATATACCTACCGGGTCACGGCGCAGGGCCGGACCCGCGTGCTGACCAAAGTCGATGTTGACGAAGTGTCGCCGGTGCTGCGCGGCGAAGGCGACGATACCCGCACGCTGGCGATCAAGGGCGCCAAGCTGCGCGACGAACATCACGGCCGGCTGCTCGCCGACCTGGGCGAGCTGGCCGGCGCGATCGATGCCGACCCCTCCATCGTGTCGGCATCGGGTGTGAAGCAGCTCCGCGAAATCCACGACGCGATCGGCCGCGTTCTCGCGGGCGGCGATGACGAGGCGACCGACGAAGTGAAGGCGCAGCTCGCGCAGGACACGGCGCTGGCGCACATGCTCCAGTTCGAGGGCACGAAGCGGCGTTTCGGCTTGCGGTAA